In Helianthus annuus cultivar XRQ/B chromosome 3, HanXRQr2.0-SUNRISE, whole genome shotgun sequence, a single window of DNA contains:
- the LOC110929174 gene encoding cadmium/zinc-transporting ATPase HMA2, whose translation MKENSSKKLEKTYFDVLGLCCSSEVPLIDKILRPIEGVYDVSVIVPSRTVIVIHDPLLVSSLQIVKALNQARLEANVRVKGDTNYRNKWPSPFAVACGALLLLSFLSYVFPPFKWLALGAVAIGIVPIVLKSFASLRNCRLDVNTLMLIAGNLL comes from the exons ATGAAGGAGAACTCATCCAAGAAATTGGAAAAAACCTACTTTGATGTTTTAGGACTTTGTTGCTCATCCGAGGTGCCGCTGATTGACAAAATCTTACGACCGATTGAAGGTGTTTACGATGTTTCTGTCATCGTTCCATCGCGGACTGTCATCGTCATTCATGATCCGCTCCTGGTTTCTTCTCTTCAAATTG TTAAGGCGCTAAACCAAGCACGATTAGAAGCAAATGTGAGAGTAAAAGGAGATACAAACTACAGAAACAAATGGCCAAGCCCATTTGCAGTGGCTTGTGGTGCATTGCTTTTGTTATCGTTTTTGAGTTATGTTTTTCCACCTTTCAAATGGTTGGCACTCGGAGCTGTTGCCATTGGCATTGTTCCCATCGTTTTGAAATCTTTTGCGTCATTACGTAATTGTAGGCTCGACGTAAACACCCTCATGCTCATTGCAG gtaacttattGTGA
- the LOC110929172 gene encoding mediator of RNA polymerase II transcription subunit 31 isoform X1: MSFELYVVLFDGFTLPSCWNLDSCFGKLERDCMASGQEIDDSSNKNSSPKKVYKDPDDGRQRFLLELEFVQCLANPTYIHYLAQNRYFEDEAFIGYLKYLQYWQRPEYIKYIMYPHCLYFLELLQNASFRNAMAHPANKELTHRQQFYFWKNYRNNRLKHILPRPLPEPTAAPPSNALPPPLPPSATTMATSSAPVSAPPVPSPMQYGVPSGPPLVKNDPRNAIDRRKRKKDG, from the exons ATGTCGTTTGAGTTGTATGTTGTCTTGTTTGATGGATTCACATTGCCGAGTTGTTGGAACTTAGATTCTTGTTTTGGGAAACTG GAACGTGACTGCATGGCCTCAGGTCAAGAAATTGATGATTCTTCAAATAAAAACAGCTC GCCCAAAAAGGTATACAAGGATCCAGACGATGGGCGGCAAAGATTTTTGCTTGAACTTGAATTTGTCCAGTGCCTTGCCAATCCTACTTATATTCATT ACTTAGCTCAGAACCGTTATTTCGAAGATGAAGCTTTCATAGGCTACTTGAAGTACCTTCAGTACTGGCAGCGACCAGAGTACATAAAGTATATTAT GTATCCACATTGTCTCTACTTTCTGGAGCTtcttcaaaatgcaagtttccgcaATGCTATGGCACATCCTGCTAATAAG GAGTTGACACACAGGCAGCAGTTTTATTTCTGGAAGAACTACAGGAATAATCGGCTGAAGCATATATTACCTAGGCCTCTTCCTGAGCCTACAGCGGCACCGCCATCTAACGCTCTTCCACCGCCGCTACCACCTTCCGCTACCACCATGGCCACTTCATCTGCTCCTGTGTCTGCACCGCCAGTACCCTCGCCCATGCAGTATGGTGTACCTTCCGGGCCGCCTCTAGTAAAAAATGATCCAAGAAATGCAATCGACAGAAGAAAGAGAAA GAAAGACGGATAA
- the LOC110929172 gene encoding mediator of RNA polymerase II transcription subunit 31 isoform X3 — MERDCMASGQEIDDSSNKNSSPKKVYKDPDDGRQRFLLELEFVQCLANPTYIHYLAQNRYFEDEAFIGYLKYLQYWQRPEYIKYIMYPHCLYFLELLQNASFRNAMAHPANKELTHRQQFYFWKNYRNNRLKHILPRPLPEPTAAPPSNALPPPLPPSATTMATSSAPVSAPPVPSPMQYGVPSGPPLVKNDPRNAIDRRKRKKDG, encoded by the exons ATG GAACGTGACTGCATGGCCTCAGGTCAAGAAATTGATGATTCTTCAAATAAAAACAGCTC GCCCAAAAAGGTATACAAGGATCCAGACGATGGGCGGCAAAGATTTTTGCTTGAACTTGAATTTGTCCAGTGCCTTGCCAATCCTACTTATATTCATT ACTTAGCTCAGAACCGTTATTTCGAAGATGAAGCTTTCATAGGCTACTTGAAGTACCTTCAGTACTGGCAGCGACCAGAGTACATAAAGTATATTAT GTATCCACATTGTCTCTACTTTCTGGAGCTtcttcaaaatgcaagtttccgcaATGCTATGGCACATCCTGCTAATAAG GAGTTGACACACAGGCAGCAGTTTTATTTCTGGAAGAACTACAGGAATAATCGGCTGAAGCATATATTACCTAGGCCTCTTCCTGAGCCTACAGCGGCACCGCCATCTAACGCTCTTCCACCGCCGCTACCACCTTCCGCTACCACCATGGCCACTTCATCTGCTCCTGTGTCTGCACCGCCAGTACCCTCGCCCATGCAGTATGGTGTACCTTCCGGGCCGCCTCTAGTAAAAAATGATCCAAGAAATGCAATCGACAGAAGAAAGAGAAA GAAAGACGGATAA
- the LOC110929172 gene encoding mediator of RNA polymerase II transcription subunit 31 isoform X4 — MASGQEIDDSSNKNSSPKKVYKDPDDGRQRFLLELEFVQCLANPTYIHYLAQNRYFEDEAFIGYLKYLQYWQRPEYIKYIMYPHCLYFLELLQNASFRNAMAHPANKELTHRQQFYFWKNYRNNRLKHILPRPLPEPTAAPPSNALPPPLPPSATTMATSSAPVSAPPVPSPMQYGVPSGPPLVKNDPRNAIDRRKRKKDG, encoded by the exons ATGGCCTCAGGTCAAGAAATTGATGATTCTTCAAATAAAAACAGCTC GCCCAAAAAGGTATACAAGGATCCAGACGATGGGCGGCAAAGATTTTTGCTTGAACTTGAATTTGTCCAGTGCCTTGCCAATCCTACTTATATTCATT ACTTAGCTCAGAACCGTTATTTCGAAGATGAAGCTTTCATAGGCTACTTGAAGTACCTTCAGTACTGGCAGCGACCAGAGTACATAAAGTATATTAT GTATCCACATTGTCTCTACTTTCTGGAGCTtcttcaaaatgcaagtttccgcaATGCTATGGCACATCCTGCTAATAAG GAGTTGACACACAGGCAGCAGTTTTATTTCTGGAAGAACTACAGGAATAATCGGCTGAAGCATATATTACCTAGGCCTCTTCCTGAGCCTACAGCGGCACCGCCATCTAACGCTCTTCCACCGCCGCTACCACCTTCCGCTACCACCATGGCCACTTCATCTGCTCCTGTGTCTGCACCGCCAGTACCCTCGCCCATGCAGTATGGTGTACCTTCCGGGCCGCCTCTAGTAAAAAATGATCCAAGAAATGCAATCGACAGAAGAAAGAGAAA GAAAGACGGATAA
- the LOC110929172 gene encoding mediator of RNA polymerase II transcription subunit 31 isoform X2, with protein MSFELYVVLFDGFTLPSCWNLDSCFGKLERDCMASGQEIDDSSNKNSSPKKVYKDPDDGRQRFLLELEFVQCLANPTYIHYLAQNRYFEDEAFIGYLKYLQYWQRPEYIKYIMYPHCLYFLELLQNASFRNAMAHPANKELTHRQQFYFWKNYRNNRLKHILPRPLPEPTAAPPSNALPPPLPPSATTMATSSAPVSAPPVPSPMQYGVPSGPPLVKNDPRNAIDRRKRK; from the exons ATGTCGTTTGAGTTGTATGTTGTCTTGTTTGATGGATTCACATTGCCGAGTTGTTGGAACTTAGATTCTTGTTTTGGGAAACTG GAACGTGACTGCATGGCCTCAGGTCAAGAAATTGATGATTCTTCAAATAAAAACAGCTC GCCCAAAAAGGTATACAAGGATCCAGACGATGGGCGGCAAAGATTTTTGCTTGAACTTGAATTTGTCCAGTGCCTTGCCAATCCTACTTATATTCATT ACTTAGCTCAGAACCGTTATTTCGAAGATGAAGCTTTCATAGGCTACTTGAAGTACCTTCAGTACTGGCAGCGACCAGAGTACATAAAGTATATTAT GTATCCACATTGTCTCTACTTTCTGGAGCTtcttcaaaatgcaagtttccgcaATGCTATGGCACATCCTGCTAATAAG GAGTTGACACACAGGCAGCAGTTTTATTTCTGGAAGAACTACAGGAATAATCGGCTGAAGCATATATTACCTAGGCCTCTTCCTGAGCCTACAGCGGCACCGCCATCTAACGCTCTTCCACCGCCGCTACCACCTTCCGCTACCACCATGGCCACTTCATCTGCTCCTGTGTCTGCACCGCCAGTACCCTCGCCCATGCAGTATGGTGTACCTTCCGGGCCGCCTCTAGTAAAAAATGATCCAAGAAATGCAATCGACAGAAGAAAGAGAAAGTAA